One stretch of Halobacillus litoralis DNA includes these proteins:
- a CDS encoding aldo/keto reductase yields the protein MKTVTLHSTIEMPQLGFGVWQVEEKDAVPAVTKAIETGYRSIDTAAIYGNEKQVGEAIRQSGVARDELFITTKVWNTDQGYENTLKAFETSLDKLGLDYVDLYLIHWPTPEYDDYVETYKALEQLQKDGKVKAIGVCNFDIDHLQRLLDECEVKPAVNQVECHPFLAQNELKDFCRDNGILLEAWSPLMQGGEVLKNDTIQSIAEKHGKTPAQIIIRWHLQNDTVVIPKSVTPSRIEENFDVFDFDLTADDMAAINKLDRGERKGPKPSEMNVR from the coding sequence ATGAAGACAGTTACGCTACATAGCACCATTGAAATGCCTCAACTAGGCTTTGGTGTTTGGCAAGTCGAAGAAAAAGACGCGGTTCCAGCCGTTACAAAAGCGATTGAAACAGGCTACCGTTCGATTGATACAGCTGCGATTTATGGGAACGAAAAACAAGTCGGTGAAGCGATCCGCCAGAGTGGTGTAGCTCGTGACGAATTGTTCATTACGACAAAAGTCTGGAACACAGACCAGGGATATGAAAATACATTAAAGGCTTTTGAAACGAGCCTCGATAAACTTGGCTTAGACTATGTGGACCTTTATTTGATCCACTGGCCGACACCAGAATATGATGATTACGTAGAAACATACAAAGCGCTTGAACAGCTGCAAAAAGACGGCAAGGTCAAAGCGATCGGCGTATGTAACTTCGATATCGATCACTTGCAGCGTCTGCTTGACGAGTGTGAAGTGAAGCCGGCGGTCAACCAGGTCGAGTGCCACCCATTCTTGGCACAAAACGAGCTGAAAGACTTCTGCCGTGACAATGGCATTCTACTTGAAGCATGGAGCCCGCTAATGCAAGGTGGAGAAGTATTGAAAAACGATACGATCCAGTCCATCGCTGAAAAGCACGGCAAAACACCAGCGCAAATCATCATCCGCTGGCACCTGCAAAACGATACGGTCGTCATTCCGAAATCTGTCACGCCATCCCGCATCGAGGAAAACTTCGACGTGTTTGATTTTGACCTGACAGCTGACGATATGGCTGCGATCAATAAGCTGGACCGCGGTGAGCGTAAAGGCCCGAAACCATCTGAAATGAACGTACGATAA
- a CDS encoding SAM hydrolase/SAM-dependent halogenase family protein — protein sequence MMTRALVLQSDFGISDGAVSAMHGVAHAVDHQLSIFDLTHDIPPFNIWEGSYRLWQTMAYWSEGTVFVSVVDPGVGSTRKSIGVKTGSGHFVITPDNGTLTHIARTEGIVEVREIDEKVNRLPRSGESYTFHGRDVYAYTGARLAAGVITFEEVGPALDPDSIERISVKDPDIEESRVSGIIDILDIRFGNLWTNIPRDFFKQMGVHYGDTLNVSILHNGDEVYHNSMTFGRSFADTHKGEPLVYVNSLDNLAVAINQGSFARAYNIRTGSNWIIHFEK from the coding sequence ATGATGACGAGAGCGTTAGTTTTGCAATCAGATTTTGGAATCAGTGATGGAGCTGTAAGTGCCATGCATGGGGTGGCGCATGCTGTAGATCATCAATTGTCGATCTTCGATTTGACGCATGACATCCCACCTTTCAATATTTGGGAAGGGTCTTACAGGCTGTGGCAGACAATGGCTTACTGGTCAGAGGGGACGGTATTCGTTTCTGTCGTCGATCCCGGCGTAGGGTCGACGCGAAAGAGTATTGGTGTGAAAACAGGTTCCGGTCATTTTGTCATCACCCCGGATAATGGAACACTGACCCATATAGCCCGCACGGAGGGCATCGTGGAAGTTAGGGAAATTGATGAAAAAGTGAACCGCCTGCCAAGGTCCGGGGAGTCCTACACGTTTCATGGCAGAGATGTGTACGCCTATACCGGAGCACGACTGGCCGCCGGAGTCATCACCTTTGAAGAAGTCGGACCTGCCCTAGATCCAGACTCCATTGAGCGTATTTCCGTCAAAGATCCTGATATTGAAGAATCTAGAGTCTCAGGCATCATTGATATCCTTGATATCCGTTTCGGCAACCTCTGGACGAACATTCCGAGGGACTTTTTCAAGCAGATGGGGGTCCATTATGGAGACACCCTGAACGTGTCTATTTTGCATAATGGAGATGAAGTCTATCATAATTCCATGACTTTCGGACGATCGTTTGCAGACACTCATAAAGGGGAACCACTCGTCTATGTGAACAGCCTTGATAACTTAGCGGTGGCTATCAACCAAGGCTCATTTGCTAGGGCTTACAATATACGTACAGGTTCGAATTGGATCATCCATTTTGAAAAATAG
- a CDS encoding DUF1189 family protein: MGFFDSLINSLRLPKKEAMFHLNRKGITHTIGYLFVLLLLLFLPDMVTSILYLETNLTEVSRGMYIAQFLVFYPLLIIFLILVGVSILAGGSLLMRKALSRKLAYQQLWKLTAYACTLPLILSVLLKYMTVSNAISALIFMAIFVYYMYRMITVYPKVPAKP; the protein is encoded by the coding sequence ATGGGTTTTTTTGATTCACTGATCAACAGCTTGCGTTTGCCAAAAAAAGAAGCGATGTTCCACTTGAACCGGAAAGGCATCACCCATACGATCGGTTATTTGTTCGTATTGCTGCTGCTCCTGTTTTTACCGGACATGGTTACATCGATTTTGTATTTGGAGACGAATCTGACAGAGGTATCACGGGGGATGTACATTGCACAGTTTCTCGTTTTCTATCCTCTGCTGATTATTTTTCTTATCCTTGTCGGAGTATCCATTCTTGCCGGTGGAAGCCTGCTTATGCGAAAAGCTCTTTCCCGGAAGCTTGCCTACCAGCAGTTGTGGAAATTGACCGCCTATGCTTGTACGCTGCCTCTGATTTTAAGCGTATTATTGAAATATATGACCGTATCCAATGCCATCAGCGCCCTCATTTTTATGGCGATCTTCGTTTACTACATGTACCGAATGATTACGGTTTATCCAAAAGTACCAGCGAAACCTTGA
- a CDS encoding DUF1450 domain-containing protein, with amino-acid sequence MGIVVVEVCDGNLINEMDIESIIESEYPEVAVLISECLSFCGMCALRPYALVNNQRVFGKTPEEALQKIRTKIEEELAIYAE; translated from the coding sequence ATGGGCATTGTCGTTGTTGAAGTTTGTGATGGAAACTTAATCAATGAAATGGATATCGAAAGTATCATTGAATCCGAATACCCGGAAGTGGCGGTACTCATTAGTGAATGCCTGTCCTTCTGCGGCATGTGTGCCCTCCGTCCGTACGCCCTTGTCAACAACCAGCGGGTATTTGGAAAAACGCCCGAAGAAGCACTGCAGAAAATCCGTACGAAAATCGAAGAAGAATTAGCGATTTACGCTGAATAA